One genomic region from Aneurinibacillus sp. REN35 encodes:
- a CDS encoding MGMT family protein codes for MEEFTKRVIKIIASIPHGRIMTYGQIAQEAGSPRGARQVVRILHSMSAKYNLPWHRVVNAKGEIGFTDPESYRIQALSLQNEGIEFSKDQRISLRRYQFHPSEGE; via the coding sequence ATGGAGGAATTCACAAAGAGAGTCATCAAAATTATCGCAAGCATCCCGCATGGGAGAATCATGACATACGGTCAAATTGCGCAGGAGGCAGGGAGTCCGAGGGGGGCTAGGCAGGTGGTCCGCATTCTTCACTCTATGAGTGCAAAGTATAATCTGCCGTGGCATCGGGTGGTAAATGCAAAAGGGGAAATTGGTTTTACAGATCCAGAATCATATCGAATCCAAGCATTGTCTCTTCAAAATGAAGGGATTGAGTTCAGTAAGGATCAACGTATAAGTCTAAGACGTTATCAGTTCCATCCTAGTGAAGGAGAATAA
- a CDS encoding hydroxymethylglutaryl-CoA lyase translates to MIHICEVGPRDGLQNEAQLLTTEVKVEMIGRLIEAGCQKIEAVSFVNPKVVPQMADAEEVLRYAPQYSDVVYAGLVLSRSGLERASRTNIDMLHIVMAVSDAFNQRNARRSAAESAAELSAVIREASAAGKPCIGVLGTAFGCPFEGEVSIENVLAIADQFLEAGCEGITLADTTGMAHPLQVQAWVRAFTKRFPDVELGLHFHNTRGLGLANVFAGYQAGVRIFDSSLAGLGGCPFAPKAVGNVCTEDMVNMFREMGEETGMEVEKLIETACWMEEKIGRRLDGMLMKTGTVKM, encoded by the coding sequence GTGATTCATATTTGTGAAGTTGGACCGCGCGATGGATTGCAGAATGAAGCGCAGCTTCTTACTACGGAAGTGAAGGTAGAGATGATCGGTCGGTTAATCGAGGCTGGCTGCCAAAAAATCGAGGCGGTTTCGTTTGTGAATCCGAAGGTCGTGCCGCAGATGGCGGACGCAGAAGAAGTGCTGCGGTATGCTCCGCAGTATAGTGACGTGGTCTATGCCGGATTGGTATTGAGCCGTTCGGGGTTAGAGAGGGCCAGTCGCACGAATATTGATATGCTTCATATTGTGATGGCTGTAAGTGATGCGTTTAACCAGCGCAACGCACGCCGCAGCGCTGCTGAGTCGGCGGCTGAATTGAGTGCTGTGATTCGGGAAGCAAGCGCGGCGGGCAAACCTTGCATCGGGGTATTAGGCACTGCATTTGGCTGTCCATTTGAAGGTGAGGTATCGATTGAGAATGTCCTTGCCATTGCCGATCAATTCCTTGAAGCGGGCTGTGAAGGTATTACGTTAGCGGATACGACCGGAATGGCTCATCCCTTGCAGGTTCAGGCATGGGTGCGTGCCTTTACAAAGCGTTTTCCTGATGTAGAGCTTGGTCTTCATTTTCATAATACGAGAGGATTAGGTCTTGCCAATGTGTTTGCTGGTTATCAGGCAGGTGTCCGCATTTTTGATTCCTCGCTTGCTGGTCTTGGCGGCTGCCCGTTTGCTCCGAAGGCAGTGGGGAATGTTTGTACAGAGGATATGGTGAATATGTTCAGAGAGATGGGAGAGGAAACGGGGATGGAGGTGGAAAAACTAATCGAGACAGCTTGCTGGATGGAGGAGAAGATAGGGCGTCGTCTGGATGGAATGTTGATGAAGACAGGTACGGTCAAAATGTGA
- a CDS encoding GntR family transcriptional regulator gives MNAYDFIRSAIIEGDYAPGQRLTEEALAAELHISRTPIREALKRLETEGLIVSLKRGVSVKTFSRESIRQIYDLRALLEGYTATQAAINHTTEDIKRLWHIHEAYGQAIERLDEHHPINLKEVVRLNNKFHEGVLLASKNEYMEFLLSKVFVLPLVFRSFYWYNKEEIEQSQGMHQTILEAIEQRDPERSKSAMSEHIYRGRDHVLRHIIEEGGDEEKEDCL, from the coding sequence ATGAATGCATACGATTTTATTCGAAGTGCCATTATTGAAGGCGACTATGCGCCGGGCCAGCGCCTTACGGAAGAAGCATTGGCGGCGGAACTGCACATAAGCCGTACCCCTATTCGCGAAGCGCTCAAGCGGTTGGAAACAGAAGGATTGATCGTATCCTTGAAGCGGGGTGTTTCGGTTAAAACCTTCTCTAGAGAAAGCATCCGCCAAATTTATGACTTGCGTGCCTTGCTTGAAGGATATACAGCTACTCAAGCGGCCATCAATCATACTACCGAAGACATCAAGAGGCTGTGGCACATACATGAAGCGTATGGACAGGCAATTGAGAGGTTGGATGAACATCATCCTATTAATCTCAAGGAAGTAGTTCGCCTGAACAATAAATTTCATGAGGGGGTGTTGCTTGCTTCAAAAAACGAGTATATGGAGTTTCTGCTCTCAAAAGTGTTTGTGCTTCCGTTGGTGTTCCGTTCGTTTTACTGGTATAACAAAGAAGAAATTGAGCAATCGCAGGGTATGCATCAGACGATTCTTGAAGCGATTGAACAAAGGGACCCGGAACGTTCCAAGTCAGCGATGTCCGAGCATATCTATAGAGGTCGCGATCATGTACTGCGTCACATTATTGAAGAAGGTGGGGACGAAGAGAAGGAGGATTGCTTGTGA
- a CDS encoding hydantoinase/oxoprolinase family protein, translated as MYRIAIDVGGTFTDIVLQNEQTGDLYVTKVPSTPSDQSIGLMAGIEKICAEADVDTSQIRTIMHGTTVATNAVLEGKGAKVGLITTAGFEQILHVARSWTPAPISAWIGFIKPEPLADLAYTRGAVERTTAAGEILQELDEGAVRTQIEELYAQGIESLTISLINSYANPAHEQRIKEIAQRINPDIPVSISHDILPEFREYERALTTVMNAYVRPPMQRYLNNIEHKLQEKSMKSRVSIVRSDGGLMSIPAAAAQPVHTMLSGPSGGVTASAMIGVQTGHRNVISFDMGGTSTDVSLTYNGTPRVSRETKVGTFPVKAPSLEVVTVGAGGGSIAHVPPSGALRVGPQSAGAEPGPACYDFGGEAPTVTDANVVLGYLPPSLIGGEMILNADASMQAISQVADSLGLDPYRAAKGIYDIVNENMYGAIRVVSVEKGYDPRQFALLALGGAGPLHANALGKLSGSFPIMIPPTPGVLSALGFLQSDVRNEYSKTFIRTFSELDTNTLIAQLVRLGDEAEEWLEQEGVPVDQRSIMYEVDVRYFRQGYEIPIRVNLHDVTAQGLNVLRETFDDIHEKTYGFKMDVEMEAVNLRAVAVGSVSSPNMPQSEPGSEDASHAIVDAGHRAYFDGEFIPTPLYNRAALLPNNKIHGPAIVMQKDSTTLILPGYIAEVDRHMNLLLREEV; from the coding sequence ATGTATCGGATTGCGATTGATGTTGGAGGAACATTTACGGACATTGTGCTTCAGAATGAACAAACCGGTGACCTCTATGTAACAAAGGTGCCTTCTACCCCGTCGGATCAATCGATCGGTCTCATGGCAGGAATTGAAAAAATTTGTGCAGAAGCCGACGTGGATACATCGCAAATTCGAACGATCATGCACGGCACTACGGTCGCAACAAATGCGGTATTGGAGGGCAAGGGTGCCAAAGTGGGATTAATTACAACCGCCGGTTTCGAGCAAATTCTGCATGTGGCACGCTCCTGGACACCTGCTCCCATCAGCGCCTGGATCGGATTTATCAAGCCCGAACCGCTGGCTGATTTAGCGTATACACGCGGAGCTGTGGAACGCACGACCGCTGCTGGAGAAATTCTGCAAGAGCTTGACGAAGGAGCCGTGCGCACCCAAATCGAAGAACTGTATGCACAAGGCATCGAAAGCTTAACCATCAGCCTAATCAACTCCTATGCTAATCCTGCGCATGAACAGCGCATTAAAGAGATTGCGCAGCGTATCAATCCCGACATCCCTGTCTCCATCTCCCACGATATTCTACCCGAATTCCGCGAATACGAACGAGCACTCACCACGGTGATGAATGCTTATGTACGGCCTCCTATGCAGCGATACCTGAACAATATTGAACATAAGCTGCAGGAGAAAAGCATGAAAAGCCGGGTCAGTATTGTCCGGTCGGACGGCGGTTTAATGAGCATTCCAGCAGCCGCAGCCCAGCCTGTCCATACCATGCTGTCCGGCCCATCCGGCGGAGTAACCGCTTCGGCAATGATTGGGGTACAGACGGGACACCGCAATGTTATTTCATTTGATATGGGCGGCACTTCCACCGATGTATCGCTAACATATAATGGTACACCGCGCGTCTCACGCGAAACCAAAGTTGGTACCTTTCCCGTAAAAGCGCCGTCACTTGAAGTCGTAACCGTAGGTGCAGGCGGCGGTTCCATCGCCCACGTCCCACCATCCGGTGCACTGCGGGTTGGACCGCAAAGCGCCGGAGCTGAGCCGGGTCCGGCCTGCTACGATTTTGGAGGAGAAGCGCCGACAGTGACCGATGCAAATGTGGTCTTAGGTTATCTGCCGCCTTCACTTATCGGTGGAGAAATGATACTTAACGCCGATGCCTCTATGCAAGCCATCAGCCAGGTAGCAGATAGCCTGGGGCTTGATCCGTATCGGGCCGCTAAAGGTATTTATGATATCGTGAACGAGAATATGTACGGGGCTATACGCGTTGTCTCTGTGGAGAAGGGCTATGATCCGCGTCAGTTCGCTCTTCTCGCTCTTGGCGGAGCCGGTCCGCTGCATGCCAACGCACTCGGGAAGCTATCCGGTTCCTTTCCGATTATGATTCCACCTACGCCCGGTGTATTATCTGCGCTTGGTTTTCTGCAATCCGACGTACGTAATGAGTATTCCAAAACCTTCATTCGAACGTTTAGTGAGTTAGATACCAATACATTAATCGCGCAGCTCGTACGGCTTGGTGATGAAGCGGAAGAGTGGCTCGAACAAGAAGGCGTTCCTGTTGATCAACGCAGCATTATGTATGAGGTCGATGTGCGCTACTTCCGTCAAGGCTACGAAATTCCGATCCGCGTCAATCTGCATGACGTAACCGCTCAAGGTCTTAATGTGCTGCGGGAAACATTCGATGATATTCACGAGAAGACGTATGGCTTTAAGATGGATGTTGAAATGGAAGCGGTTAACCTGCGAGCCGTAGCAGTCGGAAGTGTATCCTCTCCGAATATGCCGCAGAGCGAGCCCGGATCAGAAGATGCTTCACATGCTATTGTCGATGCAGGTCATCGCGCGTACTTTGATGGTGAATTCATACCTACACCGCTCTATAACCGCGCTGCGCTTCTGCCCAACAATAAAATCCACGGCCCTGCTATTGTCATGCAAAAAGACAGCACGACCCTTATTCTTCCTGGATATATAGCAGAAGTGGACCGGCATATGAATCTCTTACTTCGCGAGGAGGTATAA
- a CDS encoding isochorismatase family protein gives MHETFAGFGHASGFGTRPCVIVVDFITGFTDPRCELGSDYTRELAATLRLLEAARQNNVLVVFTTVVYEAHLRDGGHFIKKVPALKALTEGSAWSTIDPSLKRDEMNEPLITKKFASSFFGTHLHSLLTSEGVDTTLITGCTTSGCVRATVVDALQYGYRVVVPKECVGDRSPSAHQANLYDIRTKYGDVVNLDTAVQYLHTIHS, from the coding sequence GTGCACGAAACATTTGCAGGGTTTGGTCATGCTTCAGGCTTTGGAACCCGGCCATGTGTCATTGTAGTAGACTTCATTACAGGCTTTACTGATCCCCGCTGCGAGCTCGGGTCTGATTACACCCGAGAACTTGCAGCTACTCTTCGCTTGCTAGAAGCAGCCAGACAAAACAATGTTCTGGTCGTATTCACCACCGTCGTCTACGAAGCCCATTTGCGTGACGGCGGCCACTTTATCAAAAAAGTCCCTGCATTAAAAGCTCTTACTGAGGGAAGCGCATGGAGTACGATCGATCCTTCACTGAAAAGAGACGAGATGAACGAGCCATTGATTACAAAAAAGTTTGCCAGCTCGTTTTTTGGTACCCACCTTCATTCGCTATTAACATCTGAGGGGGTAGATACGACGCTCATTACCGGGTGTACAACATCAGGGTGCGTTCGTGCCACCGTGGTCGATGCTCTGCAATATGGCTATCGCGTCGTGGTGCCAAAAGAATGCGTCGGCGACCGTTCTCCCTCTGCCCATCAGGCTAACCTATATGACATCCGAACAAAATATGGCGACGTCGTCAACCTGGATACTGCTGTTCAGTATTTGCATACCATCCATTCTTAA
- a CDS encoding hydantoinase B/oxoprolinase family protein yields the protein MAIKTKFDSITVDIIENALKNIKEEMDVTLFRSAMSPVIREQHDCFPMITDPEGKMVVGNFGSHVPEVVAHFPEGIHEGDVIFLSDPYSCGGSISHINDWMVIVPIFHQDVLVGYSSMFGHVMDVGGPIPSSMPVTADTIFAEGVRYPPVKLFEGGTLNKAIISIIKANTRTPVENYSDLMGIVASCRTAEKRVKELCERFGVEVYLGALDSLLVRTHKMMEHLILNFLPEKPVSFEDYIDDDGLGNGPFKMKLTIWREGNQAYFDWTGTDPQAPGPINYYLSENMFRMFIGAFLISVFDPAIMFNDGFYDLLHITTPDKCLLKPEAPAALGCRTHVLSRLFDVLSGALSINAPQNSPAAGYGTSPYFIYSGRDDSGRPFHLMEVMYGGLPGRPIGDGLDGHSWWPAFVNIPTEYLETYYPLRVEYYRTGMDSGGAGLHRGGNCNEKLYTFLSSGIVSIHDDRAKIQPWGINGGEPGSSSYKVLRKKNGGEIHLESKIDNVQVEKGDQLLFVTGGSGGWGDPLDRTIENVRLDVLRSLVSIDKAANSYGVIIDENTMEIDHTKTKAQRASLRASRPALQAFHFGSRSIQP from the coding sequence ATGGCGATCAAAACAAAGTTTGATTCGATTACGGTGGATATTATCGAGAATGCCTTGAAAAATATTAAGGAAGAAATGGATGTCACGCTCTTCCGCTCCGCTATGTCTCCTGTCATTCGTGAACAGCACGACTGCTTCCCTATGATTACTGATCCTGAAGGCAAAATGGTAGTAGGGAATTTCGGTTCCCACGTACCCGAGGTAGTAGCACACTTCCCGGAGGGCATTCACGAAGGTGACGTCATTTTCCTCAGCGATCCATATAGCTGCGGCGGCTCAATCTCCCATATTAATGACTGGATGGTAATCGTTCCGATCTTTCATCAGGATGTGTTAGTTGGCTACTCCTCCATGTTTGGTCATGTTATGGATGTAGGCGGACCTATTCCATCAAGCATGCCTGTTACAGCGGACACTATTTTTGCCGAGGGCGTACGCTATCCTCCTGTAAAGCTCTTTGAAGGAGGAACGCTAAACAAAGCCATTATTTCTATTATTAAAGCGAACACCCGCACCCCCGTCGAAAATTACAGTGACCTTATGGGTATCGTTGCCTCCTGCCGAACAGCAGAGAAGCGTGTAAAAGAATTATGTGAACGCTTTGGTGTTGAAGTATATCTTGGGGCGCTTGACTCGCTTCTTGTACGCACACATAAGATGATGGAACACCTCATTTTGAACTTCCTTCCCGAAAAGCCTGTCTCCTTTGAGGATTATATTGATGATGATGGGTTAGGCAACGGTCCATTCAAAATGAAATTAACCATCTGGCGGGAGGGAAATCAAGCTTACTTTGACTGGACAGGTACTGATCCGCAGGCTCCGGGTCCGATCAACTACTACCTAAGCGAGAACATGTTCAGGATGTTCATCGGCGCATTTCTTATCTCCGTCTTTGACCCGGCAATCATGTTTAATGACGGTTTTTACGATCTTTTGCATATTACGACACCGGACAAATGTCTGCTCAAGCCGGAAGCACCAGCCGCACTTGGCTGCCGCACCCACGTACTCAGCCGTCTGTTTGACGTACTAAGCGGCGCTCTTTCCATCAATGCACCGCAAAACAGTCCAGCAGCAGGCTACGGCACGAGCCCTTACTTTATTTATTCGGGACGCGATGACAGCGGTCGTCCGTTCCACCTCATGGAGGTCATGTACGGCGGACTCCCCGGACGCCCTATCGGTGACGGATTGGACGGTCATTCCTGGTGGCCCGCATTCGTCAACATTCCAACCGAATATTTAGAGACATATTATCCGCTCCGTGTCGAATACTACCGGACCGGCATGGACTCAGGAGGAGCGGGACTGCATCGGGGTGGAAACTGTAACGAAAAGCTGTATACATTCCTCTCGTCAGGCATCGTTTCCATCCATGATGACCGGGCAAAAATTCAGCCTTGGGGCATTAATGGCGGGGAGCCCGGCTCTTCTTCCTATAAAGTTTTGCGGAAGAAAAATGGCGGGGAAATACATCTCGAATCCAAAATCGATAACGTACAGGTGGAGAAGGGCGATCAACTACTGTTCGTTACCGGGGGAAGCGGCGGCTGGGGTGATCCGCTGGACCGCACAATAGAAAACGTACGTTTGGATGTGCTGCGCAGCCTCGTCAGCATAGACAAAGCCGCTAATTCCTATGGCGTTATTATTGATGAGAACACGATGGAAATTGACCATACAAAAACGAAAGCGCAGCGGGCAAGCCTTCGTGCCTCTCGCCCTGCTCTGCAGGCGTTTCACTTTGGCAGCCGTAGCATTCAACCCTAG
- the clpP gene encoding ATP-dependent Clp endopeptidase proteolytic subunit ClpP yields the protein MTTIPVVIEQTSRGERSYDIYSRLLKDRIIFLGSAIDDQVANSIVAQLLFLTAEDSKKDIHLYINCPGGSTTAGMAIYDTMQFIKPDVSTICVGMAASMGAILLVAGAPGKRLALPNSEIMIHQPWGGTKGQASDMMIHAERIIKIRSIFNKILADRTGQPYEKVEKDTDRDNFMLAEEAKKYGLVDKIIEKL from the coding sequence GTGACGACAATTCCGGTGGTAATTGAACAGACGAGTCGCGGAGAGCGATCGTATGATATTTATTCGCGGCTGCTTAAGGATCGGATTATCTTTTTGGGCAGCGCGATTGATGATCAGGTAGCGAATTCAATTGTGGCTCAGCTTCTCTTCCTCACAGCGGAAGATTCGAAAAAAGACATTCATCTATATATTAATTGTCCCGGTGGATCGACGACAGCGGGTATGGCCATCTATGATACGATGCAGTTTATTAAACCGGATGTATCAACCATATGTGTCGGGATGGCGGCTTCCATGGGTGCGATTCTGCTCGTGGCCGGAGCGCCTGGAAAGCGGTTGGCGCTGCCAAATTCGGAAATTATGATCCATCAGCCCTGGGGAGGAACGAAGGGGCAGGCCAGTGATATGATGATTCATGCAGAGCGAATCATTAAAATACGAAGCATATTCAATAAGATCTTAGCCGATCGTACGGGACAGCCGTATGAAAAGGTGGAAAAGGATACGGACCGGGATAATTTTATGCTGGCGGAGGAAGCAAAAAAATACGGGTTAGTTGATAAGATCATTGAAAAACTATAG
- the thiW gene encoding energy coupling factor transporter S component ThiW, whose product MHTNSTRRLTMMALLVAIGIVGSSFLWFPAGVAKAYPVQHAVNVIAAVTLGPGPAVMIAFMIALLRNLLGIGTILAFPGSMVGALFAGFLYRWTRRASMGAVGEVVGTGIIGAFISVPLASIFLGKSAGAFAFIPPFFISSLAGAILSLLLVPTLRRALRQEEIRPSSSIQK is encoded by the coding sequence ATGCACACAAACTCAACACGACGTCTTACGATGATGGCGCTTTTGGTCGCCATCGGAATTGTCGGCTCAAGCTTTCTTTGGTTTCCGGCCGGCGTAGCCAAAGCATATCCCGTACAGCATGCGGTCAATGTGATCGCTGCGGTCACACTTGGCCCTGGGCCGGCTGTAATGATTGCGTTTATGATCGCGCTGCTCCGCAATCTTTTGGGCATCGGTACTATACTTGCGTTTCCGGGAAGTATGGTTGGTGCTCTGTTTGCAGGTTTTTTGTACAGGTGGACGCGCAGAGCCTCTATGGGAGCTGTGGGTGAGGTGGTAGGCACAGGGATCATCGGTGCCTTCATATCGGTACCGCTTGCCTCGATTTTTCTTGGAAAAAGTGCGGGCGCATTCGCATTTATTCCTCCGTTTTTCATCAGCAGTCTAGCAGGGGCAATACTGAGTTTACTGCTTGTGCCGACACTGAGAAGAGCGCTCCGTCAGGAAGAGATTCGCCCATCTTCCTCCATCCAAAAGTAA
- a CDS encoding hemerythrin domain-containing protein: MFSETTPLPSACHPTASHPVSFCPAIQQLLDEHRLLRQKIRDLIEDAGTLFNSKKPKQHPDTLRALLALFMGEQTFKLQLDIHAEKEERGLFTALKEEVGTDFGPVHVMEFEHEEAKRQLARFEELASSPESDPKKAAIYLMDACQVLLLHFNKEENVLFPFAENTLTIERKQQLFCSFHA, encoded by the coding sequence GTGTTTTCAGAAACTACACCCCTACCGTCTGCTTGCCACCCAACAGCATCCCATCCTGTTTCTTTCTGCCCCGCCATTCAACAGTTGCTTGATGAGCATCGCTTGCTGCGGCAGAAAATACGCGATTTGATCGAGGATGCCGGTACACTCTTCAACAGCAAAAAGCCGAAGCAGCACCCTGATACGCTGCGAGCACTGCTTGCGCTCTTCATGGGCGAACAAACCTTCAAGCTGCAGCTTGATATACATGCTGAAAAGGAAGAGCGAGGACTGTTCACTGCGCTGAAGGAAGAGGTCGGAACGGATTTCGGTCCTGTACATGTAATGGAATTTGAGCATGAGGAAGCGAAGCGCCAGCTTGCCCGATTCGAAGAACTGGCTTCTTCTCCCGAATCCGATCCGAAGAAAGCGGCGATCTACCTCATGGATGCCTGTCAGGTGCTGCTGCTTCACTTTAATAAAGAAGAAAATGTGCTGTTTCCTTTTGCGGAGAACACGCTCACAATCGAGCGCAAGCAGCAGTTATTTTGTTCATTTCATGCATAA
- a CDS encoding nuclear transport factor 2 family protein: MEDAARTTDTYAFYVDMVENKYFANVDARNLEGILECFNEDAVFTIQSAHSVHQGRDTEIRAMYVELFQNYQPKMVHKDFRHVVDVGNSRCSAQFNVELISTEGGEEIFLTNCNFFYFENGKFKEVYVYMSDGQNVLG; the protein is encoded by the coding sequence ATGGAAGATGCCGCTCGTACAACTGACACGTATGCATTCTATGTCGATATGGTGGAAAACAAATATTTTGCAAATGTAGATGCGAGGAATCTGGAAGGAATATTGGAGTGCTTCAATGAAGACGCCGTGTTTACCATTCAGTCTGCTCATTCTGTACATCAGGGACGAGATACCGAGATTCGTGCGATGTACGTGGAGCTGTTTCAAAACTATCAGCCGAAGATGGTGCACAAAGATTTTCGACATGTTGTAGACGTTGGAAATAGCCGTTGCTCTGCCCAGTTTAATGTAGAACTCATCTCTACAGAGGGCGGAGAGGAGATCTTTCTTACAAACTGCAATTTCTTCTATTTTGAGAACGGGAAATTTAAAGAAGTGTATGTATACATGAGCGACGGTCAAAATGTGCTTGGATAA
- a CDS encoding CaiB/BaiF CoA transferase family protein has translation MIEAQEGLPFSGLRVLELGTLLAGPFTGRLLADFGAEVIKIEAPDREDPMRAWGKQKDGQGLWWPIQSRNKKSVTLNLREEEGQQIFRDLAKEADIIIENFRPGTMEKWNLSYEQLADLNPRLIMVRTSGFGQTGPYAKRAGFGSVGEAMGGLRYVTGFPDRPPTRSGISIGDTLAALFATIGCLTALHERNRSGKGQIVDTAIYEAVFAVMESIVPDYLLTDYVRERMGNVLPGVVPSNIYLAKDGVYVLIAANADTVFRRLCQAMGQPTLADDAKYATHHARGANIDELEGLISDWAKTMDSKACLHTLEEHGVPSGLIYSVKEILADEQYKAREMILSVEHPTLGEFPMPGIVPKLSRTPGAVREAGAERMGKHNEEVYTKLLHYTSEQLHSLKERNII, from the coding sequence ATGATAGAAGCACAGGAGGGTCTTCCGTTTTCCGGACTAAGAGTACTGGAGCTGGGCACCCTGCTGGCGGGTCCTTTTACTGGCAGATTATTAGCCGACTTCGGTGCCGAAGTCATTAAGATCGAAGCACCTGATCGAGAAGATCCGATGCGTGCATGGGGCAAGCAAAAAGATGGCCAGGGGTTGTGGTGGCCGATCCAATCACGCAACAAGAAATCGGTAACCCTCAATCTTCGAGAAGAGGAAGGACAGCAGATTTTTAGAGACCTCGCCAAAGAAGCAGACATTATCATCGAGAATTTCCGTCCCGGCACAATGGAGAAGTGGAACCTTTCCTATGAACAACTAGCAGATCTTAATCCGCGCCTTATTATGGTTCGTACCTCTGGCTTTGGCCAAACAGGTCCCTATGCCAAGCGTGCCGGCTTTGGCAGCGTAGGAGAAGCGATGGGAGGACTGCGGTATGTCACCGGATTTCCTGATCGTCCTCCGACACGAAGCGGGATTAGCATCGGAGATACATTGGCCGCATTGTTTGCAACGATTGGCTGTCTGACGGCTCTTCATGAACGCAATCGCTCCGGCAAGGGGCAAATTGTTGATACAGCGATTTACGAAGCGGTCTTCGCAGTCATGGAAAGCATTGTCCCTGATTATCTGCTCACCGATTATGTGCGTGAGCGCATGGGCAATGTACTGCCTGGTGTCGTTCCCTCTAACATCTATCTGGCTAAAGACGGTGTATATGTCCTAATCGCCGCCAACGCCGATACCGTGTTTCGCCGCTTGTGCCAGGCCATGGGACAGCCGACGCTGGCCGATGATGCGAAGTATGCAACCCACCATGCCCGTGGCGCAAACATCGATGAATTGGAAGGCCTTATCTCTGACTGGGCTAAGACGATGGATTCAAAGGCATGCTTGCATACGCTCGAAGAGCACGGCGTTCCGTCTGGATTAATCTACAGCGTCAAAGAAATTCTTGCAGATGAACAATATAAAGCGCGCGAGATGATTCTATCCGTGGAACACCCTACACTCGGAGAATTCCCCATGCCCGGCATTGTACCTAAGCTCAGCCGTACTCCGGGTGCTGTGCGAGAGGCTGGGGCAGAACGGATGGGCAAGCATAATGAAGAAGTATATACGAAGCTTTTGCACTACACTTCTGAGCAGCTGCACTCACTGAAGGAGAGAAACATTATTTAG